In one Alnus glutinosa chromosome 14, dhAlnGlut1.1, whole genome shotgun sequence genomic region, the following are encoded:
- the LOC133856895 gene encoding uncharacterized protein LOC133856895 isoform X2 — protein MATSSKFDLPSGSPDRPLYTSGQRGSHITGPLDRSGSFRESMENPILSSLPNMLRSSSAVTQGDVVNFLQCLRFDPKVLAAEHKASRQVEFKRHVGVALGISPDDSPSGSSKGKLLPLPLPEEIKRVKACLREISVKARERVKIFNESLSVFNKFFPSIPSKKRSRSESFSSDRSSVLPSDRSVLGPNVGKIGIQSHAITSGFELEQQKPEERTKNAVPNKRTRTSLVDVRMDVRSNALVRPSGVVDRDREMLRIANGGAVQAEDRTLPIGGDGWEKSKMKKKRSGIKPDVSPSTLSNKQIDGYREPKQGIQQRPVTDARSRLSNESHGFRPGVLNGAVGVGKSDGISQQTGLGMRSSIPRTDPENNSLTNDRRDRPIGSDKERVNVRTVNKTNVRDDFNSASPTSNAKMNSSVRAPRSGSGVAPKLSPVVHRTNVQNDWELSNCTNKPPAAVSVNNRKRMASTRSSSPPVAHWASQRPQKISRTARRTNLVPIVSSNDETPNLDTGSDVTGNDIGLGFAKRLPGSSPQQVKLKSDPLSSATLSESEESGAVETKSRDKSRKSDEIDEKAGQNVQKVSSLVLPSRKNKPVAGEELGDGVRRQGRTGRGFTSTRSLMPMTVEKLGNVGTAKQLRSARLGFDKTESKAGRPPTRKLSDRKAYPRQKHTAINAAADFLVGSDDGHEELLAAANAVINHARAFGSSFWKQMEPFFGFISDADIAFLKQQGNLDSTAPTPTPVHSNVVGCNAVPNGFGLIKHEKEMGLATETSSIELLAEQLVPGTGDHSLIPLCQRLIAALISEEDCSNGNEDLKYNDYGTDFELDGELEPNNLNHQSLVSFQFAGPTAFNGYRITGKAEHDEPDSNIVGILGTGMNSSFGLSPNGLHSDQPLMPNMACSEFQYDNMQINEKLLLEVRSVGIFPEPVPDMATMEDEGISDEIGRLEEKYQGLVSEKKGLLDRLLKSASAMKDLQEKEFEQRALDKLVGMACEKYMSCWGTHGTGGKSSSNKIAKQAALAFVKRTLERCHKFEDTGKSCFSEPLFKDMFLSGSFNLDGARQTDTTTEGESTKPYASIRSLEASMGSQQSPSQFSQNLDSHDINSLDALTPVNHVSEQTTGREDIWSNRVKKRELLLDDVGGPIGTSSAQPGIGTLSSSAKGKRSERDRDGKGHSREILSRNGTTRIGRPALSNVKGERKSKTKPKQRTTQLSVSVNGLVGKISDQPKPALSSVSKSNEIATRSNVKGKDEFGLDVLDEHESLDLSHLQLPGMDVLGVSDDLDDQGQDLGSWLNIDDDALQDNDFMGLQIPMDDLSDLNMMV, from the exons ATGGCAACATCTAGCAAATTTGATCTGCCTTCTGGTAGTCCGGATAGACCATTGTACACCAGTGGGCAGCGTGGATCCCACATTACTGGTCCATTGGACAGATCGGGTAGCTTTCGTGAGAGCATGGAGAATCCAATTCTATCTTCTCTCCCAAACATGTTGAGAAGCAGTTCTGCAGTAACACAAGGAGATGTAGTGAACTTCTTGCAATGCTTGCGTTTTGATCCAAAGGTACTGGCTGCAGAGCATAAGGCTAGTCGTCAAGTGGAATTTAAACGGCATGTGGGTGTTGCACTTGGCATTTCACCAGATGATTCTCCATCTGGTTCTTCAAAAGGCAAGCTGCTACCACTTCCGTTACCAGAGGAAATCAAACGAGTAAAGGCTTGTCTTCGTGAAATCTCTGTTAAGGCGAG GGAACGGGTGAAAATTTTCAATGAATCCTTATCTGTcttcaacaaattcttcccaagCATACCGTCAAAGAAGAGATCTCGATCAGAAAGTTTTTCTAGTGACAGGTCTAGTGTGTTACCAAGTGATCGGTCAGTCCTGGGGCCAAATGTAGGTAAAATCGGAATTCAGAGTCATGCCATCACCAGTGGTTTTGAACTTGAGCAGCAAAAGCCAGAAGAACGAACTAAAAATGCTGTCCCAAACAAGCGCACTCGAACTTCTTTGGTGGATGTGAGA ATGGATGTGCGGAGTAATGCTCTTGTCAGGCCATCTGGGGTTGTAGATAGGGATAGGGAAATGCTAAGGATTGCAAATGGCGGTGCAGTTCAGGCTGAGGATCGAACATTACCTATTGGTGGTGATGGTTGGGAGAAgtcaaaaatgaagaagaagcgTTCTGGGATAAAGCCAGATGTTTCTCCAAGTACATTGTCAAATAAACAAATTGATGGCTACCGGGAACCTAAACAGGGAATACAGCAAAGACCTGTCACTGATGCCCGGTCAAGGTTAAGTAATGAATCCCATGGTTTCAG GCCAGGAGTCCTTAATGGAGCTGTTGGAGTTGGAAAATCAGATGGTATCTCGCAACAGACTGGCTTGGGCATGCGTTCTTCCATCCCTAGGACTGACCCTGAGAATAATTCCCTTACAAATGATAGGAGAGATCGTCCTATTGGCTCAGATAAGGAAAGGGTGAATGTTAGAACCGTCAATAA GACAAATGTTCGTGATGATTTTAATTCTGCTAGTCCTACCTCAAACGCGAAAATGAATTCATCTGTCCGGGCTCCGAGATCAGGTTCAGGCGTTGCACCCAAGTTGTCCCCTGTTGTCCACAGAACAAATGTTCAGAATGATTGGGAGCTTTCTAATTGTACAAACAAGCCCCCTGCTGCTGTTAGTGTCAATAATCGCAAACGCATGGCATCAACACGGTCTTCATCCCCACCTGTTGCTCACTGGGCTAGCCAGAGGCCACAGAAGATCTCCCGTACTGCAAGACGAACAAATCTTGTTCCTATTGTTTCCAGTAATGATGAAACTCCTAATCTGGATACTGGGTCTGATGTTACCGGTAATGACATTGGGTTGGGATTTGCCAAACGCTTGCCTGGAAGTTCTCCTCAGCAAGTGAAATTAAAAAGTGATCCATTGTCTTCAGCCACCTTATCTGAAAGCGAGGAGTCAGGGGCTGTGGAAACTAAATCCAGAGATAAGTCCAGAAAATCTGATGAGATAGATGAGAAAGCTGGACAGAATGTACAAAAAGTGTCCTCTCTGGTCCTGCCATCAAGAAAGAATAAGCCAGTTGCTGGGGAAGAGCTTGGAGATGGTGTTCGGAGGCAAGGGAGGACTGGGCGAGGTTTTACTTCCACAAGATCTCTCATGCCAATGACAGTTGAGAAGCTTGGCAATGTGGGAACAGCAAAACAGCTTAGAAGTGCAAGACTTGGTTTTGATAAGACTGAAAG CAAGGCAGGCCGTCCACCAACTAGGAAACTTTCTGACCGTAAGGCCTATCCACGTCAAAAGCATACAGCGATCAATGCAGCAGCCGATTTTCTCG TTGGTTCAGATGATGGACATGAGGAGCTATTGGCTGCTGCAAATGCTGTTATTAATCATG CCCGTGCCTTTGGCAGCTCTTTTTGGAAGCAGATGGAGCCGTTTTTTGGTTTTATATCTGATGCAGACATTGCTTTCTTAAAGCAACAA GGAAATCTTGATTCCACTGCCCCTACGCCAACCCCAGTTCATTCTAATGTTGTTGGTTGCAATGCTGTTCCTAATGGATTTGGGTTGATTAAACATGAAAAAGAGATGGGGCTCGCTACTGAAACAAGCAGCATCGAACTACTTGCAGAACAGTTAGTACCGGGCACAGGGGATCATAGTCTGATTCCCTTATGTCAGAGACTCATAGCAGCTCTAATTTCAGAAGAGGATTGTAGCAATGGAAATGAAGACCTCAAATATAATGACTATGGAACTGATTTTGAGCTGGACGGAGAGTTGGAACCAAATAATTTGAATCACCAGTCACTGGTTAGCTTTCAGTTTGCTGGGCCTACTGCTTTTAATGGTTATAGGATAACTGGGAAGGCAGAGCATGATGAACCTGATAGCAATATAGTGGGCATCCTAGGCACAGGGATGAACTCAAGCTTTGGTCTTTCTCCAAATGGCTTACATTCAGACCAACCATTGATGCCTAACATGGCATGTTCAGAATTTCAGTATGATAATATGCAGATAAATGAAAAACTTCTCCTGGAAGTTCGAAGTGTTGGTATTTTTCCAGAACCTGTG CCTGACATGGCAACAATGGAGGATGAAGGAATCAGTGACGAAATCGGTAGATTAGAAGAGAAGTACCAAGGACTG GTTTCCGAGAAGAAAGGCTTGCTAGATAGACTGTTGAAGTCTGCCTCAGCCATGAAAGATCTCCAAGAAAA GGAGTTTGAACAACGTGCTCTTGACAAACTTGTTGGAATGGCCTGTGAAAAGTATATG AGTTGTTGGGGTACTCATGGAACCGGTGGGAAGAGTTCCAGTAACAAAATTGCCAAGCAAGCTGCCTTAGCATTTGTTAAACGGACATTAGAACGATGTCATAAATTTGAAGATACAGGAAAGAGCTGCTTCAGCGAGCCCTTATTTAAGGATATGTTTCTTTCTGGGTCTTTCAACCTCGATGGTGCACGACAAACTGATACTACCACAGAGGGTGAATCAACCAAACCATATGCTTCCATCCGTTCTCTGGAAG CTTCCATGGGTTCACAGCAAAGCCCTTCACAGTTTAGTCAGAATCTGGACAGCCATGATATTAATTCTTTGGACGCGCTCACTCCTGTAAACCACGTATCTGAACAAACTACAGGTAGAGAAGATATATGGTCAAACCGGGTGAAGAAGAGGGAATTGTTGCTTGATGATGTTGGTGGCCCTATTGGTACTTCAAGTGCCCAACCAGGCATTGGTACTCTATCAAGTAGTGCCAAAGGAAAGAGAAGTGAGAGGGACAGAGATGGAAAGGGACACAGCAGAGAGATCTTATCTAGAAATGGGACCACTAGAATTGGTCGGCCAGCTTTATCTAATGTTAAGGGGGAAAGGAAATCTAAAACGAAACCTAAGCAGAGGACAACTCAGCTATCTGTTTCTGTAAATGGCCTTGTTGGCAAGATATCAGATCAACCCAAACCAGCATTGTCTTCTGTATCAAAGTCAAATGAAATCGCTACGCGTAGCAATGTCAAGGGAAAAGATGAGTTTGGCTTGGATGTATTGGATGAACATGAGTCTCTTGATTTATCCCATCTACAGCTACCAGGAATGGATGTACTAGGTGTGTCTGATGATCTTGATGACCAAGGCCAGGATCTGGGTTCATGGTTGAACATTGATGATGATGCATTGCAAGATAATGACTTCATGGGCCTTCAAATTCCAATGGATGACCTTTCGGACTTAAACATGATGGTTTGA
- the LOC133856895 gene encoding uncharacterized protein LOC133856895 isoform X1 produces MATSSKFDLPSGSPDRPLYTSGQRGSHITGPLDRSGSFRESMENPILSSLPNMLRSSSAVTQGDVVNFLQCLRFDPKVLAAEHKASRQVEFKRHVGVALGISPDDSPSGSSKGKLLPLPLPEEIKRVKACLREISVKASRERVKIFNESLSVFNKFFPSIPSKKRSRSESFSSDRSSVLPSDRSVLGPNVGKIGIQSHAITSGFELEQQKPEERTKNAVPNKRTRTSLVDVRMDVRSNALVRPSGVVDRDREMLRIANGGAVQAEDRTLPIGGDGWEKSKMKKKRSGIKPDVSPSTLSNKQIDGYREPKQGIQQRPVTDARSRLSNESHGFRPGVLNGAVGVGKSDGISQQTGLGMRSSIPRTDPENNSLTNDRRDRPIGSDKERVNVRTVNKTNVRDDFNSASPTSNAKMNSSVRAPRSGSGVAPKLSPVVHRTNVQNDWELSNCTNKPPAAVSVNNRKRMASTRSSSPPVAHWASQRPQKISRTARRTNLVPIVSSNDETPNLDTGSDVTGNDIGLGFAKRLPGSSPQQVKLKSDPLSSATLSESEESGAVETKSRDKSRKSDEIDEKAGQNVQKVSSLVLPSRKNKPVAGEELGDGVRRQGRTGRGFTSTRSLMPMTVEKLGNVGTAKQLRSARLGFDKTESKAGRPPTRKLSDRKAYPRQKHTAINAAADFLVGSDDGHEELLAAANAVINHARAFGSSFWKQMEPFFGFISDADIAFLKQQGNLDSTAPTPTPVHSNVVGCNAVPNGFGLIKHEKEMGLATETSSIELLAEQLVPGTGDHSLIPLCQRLIAALISEEDCSNGNEDLKYNDYGTDFELDGELEPNNLNHQSLVSFQFAGPTAFNGYRITGKAEHDEPDSNIVGILGTGMNSSFGLSPNGLHSDQPLMPNMACSEFQYDNMQINEKLLLEVRSVGIFPEPVPDMATMEDEGISDEIGRLEEKYQGLVSEKKGLLDRLLKSASAMKDLQEKEFEQRALDKLVGMACEKYMSCWGTHGTGGKSSSNKIAKQAALAFVKRTLERCHKFEDTGKSCFSEPLFKDMFLSGSFNLDGARQTDTTTEGESTKPYASIRSLEASMGSQQSPSQFSQNLDSHDINSLDALTPVNHVSEQTTGREDIWSNRVKKRELLLDDVGGPIGTSSAQPGIGTLSSSAKGKRSERDRDGKGHSREILSRNGTTRIGRPALSNVKGERKSKTKPKQRTTQLSVSVNGLVGKISDQPKPALSSVSKSNEIATRSNVKGKDEFGLDVLDEHESLDLSHLQLPGMDVLGVSDDLDDQGQDLGSWLNIDDDALQDNDFMGLQIPMDDLSDLNMMV; encoded by the exons ATGGCAACATCTAGCAAATTTGATCTGCCTTCTGGTAGTCCGGATAGACCATTGTACACCAGTGGGCAGCGTGGATCCCACATTACTGGTCCATTGGACAGATCGGGTAGCTTTCGTGAGAGCATGGAGAATCCAATTCTATCTTCTCTCCCAAACATGTTGAGAAGCAGTTCTGCAGTAACACAAGGAGATGTAGTGAACTTCTTGCAATGCTTGCGTTTTGATCCAAAGGTACTGGCTGCAGAGCATAAGGCTAGTCGTCAAGTGGAATTTAAACGGCATGTGGGTGTTGCACTTGGCATTTCACCAGATGATTCTCCATCTGGTTCTTCAAAAGGCAAGCTGCTACCACTTCCGTTACCAGAGGAAATCAAACGAGTAAAGGCTTGTCTTCGTGAAATCTCTGTTAAGGCGAG CAGGGAACGGGTGAAAATTTTCAATGAATCCTTATCTGTcttcaacaaattcttcccaagCATACCGTCAAAGAAGAGATCTCGATCAGAAAGTTTTTCTAGTGACAGGTCTAGTGTGTTACCAAGTGATCGGTCAGTCCTGGGGCCAAATGTAGGTAAAATCGGAATTCAGAGTCATGCCATCACCAGTGGTTTTGAACTTGAGCAGCAAAAGCCAGAAGAACGAACTAAAAATGCTGTCCCAAACAAGCGCACTCGAACTTCTTTGGTGGATGTGAGA ATGGATGTGCGGAGTAATGCTCTTGTCAGGCCATCTGGGGTTGTAGATAGGGATAGGGAAATGCTAAGGATTGCAAATGGCGGTGCAGTTCAGGCTGAGGATCGAACATTACCTATTGGTGGTGATGGTTGGGAGAAgtcaaaaatgaagaagaagcgTTCTGGGATAAAGCCAGATGTTTCTCCAAGTACATTGTCAAATAAACAAATTGATGGCTACCGGGAACCTAAACAGGGAATACAGCAAAGACCTGTCACTGATGCCCGGTCAAGGTTAAGTAATGAATCCCATGGTTTCAG GCCAGGAGTCCTTAATGGAGCTGTTGGAGTTGGAAAATCAGATGGTATCTCGCAACAGACTGGCTTGGGCATGCGTTCTTCCATCCCTAGGACTGACCCTGAGAATAATTCCCTTACAAATGATAGGAGAGATCGTCCTATTGGCTCAGATAAGGAAAGGGTGAATGTTAGAACCGTCAATAA GACAAATGTTCGTGATGATTTTAATTCTGCTAGTCCTACCTCAAACGCGAAAATGAATTCATCTGTCCGGGCTCCGAGATCAGGTTCAGGCGTTGCACCCAAGTTGTCCCCTGTTGTCCACAGAACAAATGTTCAGAATGATTGGGAGCTTTCTAATTGTACAAACAAGCCCCCTGCTGCTGTTAGTGTCAATAATCGCAAACGCATGGCATCAACACGGTCTTCATCCCCACCTGTTGCTCACTGGGCTAGCCAGAGGCCACAGAAGATCTCCCGTACTGCAAGACGAACAAATCTTGTTCCTATTGTTTCCAGTAATGATGAAACTCCTAATCTGGATACTGGGTCTGATGTTACCGGTAATGACATTGGGTTGGGATTTGCCAAACGCTTGCCTGGAAGTTCTCCTCAGCAAGTGAAATTAAAAAGTGATCCATTGTCTTCAGCCACCTTATCTGAAAGCGAGGAGTCAGGGGCTGTGGAAACTAAATCCAGAGATAAGTCCAGAAAATCTGATGAGATAGATGAGAAAGCTGGACAGAATGTACAAAAAGTGTCCTCTCTGGTCCTGCCATCAAGAAAGAATAAGCCAGTTGCTGGGGAAGAGCTTGGAGATGGTGTTCGGAGGCAAGGGAGGACTGGGCGAGGTTTTACTTCCACAAGATCTCTCATGCCAATGACAGTTGAGAAGCTTGGCAATGTGGGAACAGCAAAACAGCTTAGAAGTGCAAGACTTGGTTTTGATAAGACTGAAAG CAAGGCAGGCCGTCCACCAACTAGGAAACTTTCTGACCGTAAGGCCTATCCACGTCAAAAGCATACAGCGATCAATGCAGCAGCCGATTTTCTCG TTGGTTCAGATGATGGACATGAGGAGCTATTGGCTGCTGCAAATGCTGTTATTAATCATG CCCGTGCCTTTGGCAGCTCTTTTTGGAAGCAGATGGAGCCGTTTTTTGGTTTTATATCTGATGCAGACATTGCTTTCTTAAAGCAACAA GGAAATCTTGATTCCACTGCCCCTACGCCAACCCCAGTTCATTCTAATGTTGTTGGTTGCAATGCTGTTCCTAATGGATTTGGGTTGATTAAACATGAAAAAGAGATGGGGCTCGCTACTGAAACAAGCAGCATCGAACTACTTGCAGAACAGTTAGTACCGGGCACAGGGGATCATAGTCTGATTCCCTTATGTCAGAGACTCATAGCAGCTCTAATTTCAGAAGAGGATTGTAGCAATGGAAATGAAGACCTCAAATATAATGACTATGGAACTGATTTTGAGCTGGACGGAGAGTTGGAACCAAATAATTTGAATCACCAGTCACTGGTTAGCTTTCAGTTTGCTGGGCCTACTGCTTTTAATGGTTATAGGATAACTGGGAAGGCAGAGCATGATGAACCTGATAGCAATATAGTGGGCATCCTAGGCACAGGGATGAACTCAAGCTTTGGTCTTTCTCCAAATGGCTTACATTCAGACCAACCATTGATGCCTAACATGGCATGTTCAGAATTTCAGTATGATAATATGCAGATAAATGAAAAACTTCTCCTGGAAGTTCGAAGTGTTGGTATTTTTCCAGAACCTGTG CCTGACATGGCAACAATGGAGGATGAAGGAATCAGTGACGAAATCGGTAGATTAGAAGAGAAGTACCAAGGACTG GTTTCCGAGAAGAAAGGCTTGCTAGATAGACTGTTGAAGTCTGCCTCAGCCATGAAAGATCTCCAAGAAAA GGAGTTTGAACAACGTGCTCTTGACAAACTTGTTGGAATGGCCTGTGAAAAGTATATG AGTTGTTGGGGTACTCATGGAACCGGTGGGAAGAGTTCCAGTAACAAAATTGCCAAGCAAGCTGCCTTAGCATTTGTTAAACGGACATTAGAACGATGTCATAAATTTGAAGATACAGGAAAGAGCTGCTTCAGCGAGCCCTTATTTAAGGATATGTTTCTTTCTGGGTCTTTCAACCTCGATGGTGCACGACAAACTGATACTACCACAGAGGGTGAATCAACCAAACCATATGCTTCCATCCGTTCTCTGGAAG CTTCCATGGGTTCACAGCAAAGCCCTTCACAGTTTAGTCAGAATCTGGACAGCCATGATATTAATTCTTTGGACGCGCTCACTCCTGTAAACCACGTATCTGAACAAACTACAGGTAGAGAAGATATATGGTCAAACCGGGTGAAGAAGAGGGAATTGTTGCTTGATGATGTTGGTGGCCCTATTGGTACTTCAAGTGCCCAACCAGGCATTGGTACTCTATCAAGTAGTGCCAAAGGAAAGAGAAGTGAGAGGGACAGAGATGGAAAGGGACACAGCAGAGAGATCTTATCTAGAAATGGGACCACTAGAATTGGTCGGCCAGCTTTATCTAATGTTAAGGGGGAAAGGAAATCTAAAACGAAACCTAAGCAGAGGACAACTCAGCTATCTGTTTCTGTAAATGGCCTTGTTGGCAAGATATCAGATCAACCCAAACCAGCATTGTCTTCTGTATCAAAGTCAAATGAAATCGCTACGCGTAGCAATGTCAAGGGAAAAGATGAGTTTGGCTTGGATGTATTGGATGAACATGAGTCTCTTGATTTATCCCATCTACAGCTACCAGGAATGGATGTACTAGGTGTGTCTGATGATCTTGATGACCAAGGCCAGGATCTGGGTTCATGGTTGAACATTGATGATGATGCATTGCAAGATAATGACTTCATGGGCCTTCAAATTCCAATGGATGACCTTTCGGACTTAAACATGATGGTTTGA